A window from Caballeronia sp. Lep1P3 encodes these proteins:
- a CDS encoding MoxR family ATPase, translating into MATESKLQDWRSDALKMEAAVGHTVVGQAETIHLINVALYARGHVLLEGGVGVGKTTVLRAFGRATGGDFERIEGTIDLMPGDLIYHTFVDAQGKPRIDPGPLLRHGEKLTTFFFNEINRSRPQVQSLLLRAMAERSVSAFDREYRFPHLTVFADRNKVEKEETFELASAARDRFLFELNMPTPSAREVRRALVFDPAFHDVDTLLQSVPEAVIDAARLNDIGAMIQRSVTLSPSIEKYVLDIWQATETPQRFGIELDGVDMERLILAGASARGMSALVRAVRVNAWLDGRLDVLPEDVHRVLLPALGHRVFFTPVYEMRRHELSEALIAMIVQRVAVP; encoded by the coding sequence ATGGCAACGGAAAGCAAACTTCAAGACTGGCGCAGCGACGCCCTCAAGATGGAAGCCGCCGTAGGGCATACCGTCGTCGGCCAAGCCGAAACGATTCATCTAATTAACGTTGCGCTGTATGCGCGGGGACACGTCTTACTGGAAGGCGGCGTAGGCGTCGGCAAGACCACCGTACTCCGCGCATTCGGGCGAGCGACGGGGGGCGATTTCGAGCGCATCGAAGGTACCATCGACCTCATGCCTGGCGATCTGATTTATCACACCTTCGTCGATGCGCAGGGCAAGCCGCGTATCGATCCTGGTCCGTTGCTGCGCCACGGCGAAAAACTGACCACGTTCTTTTTCAATGAGATCAACCGATCGCGTCCACAGGTTCAGTCACTGTTGCTGCGCGCGATGGCCGAACGCTCAGTCTCCGCTTTCGACCGCGAATATCGCTTCCCGCACCTGACGGTCTTCGCCGACCGCAACAAGGTCGAGAAGGAAGAGACCTTCGAACTGGCTTCCGCCGCACGCGATCGCTTCCTCTTCGAACTCAACATGCCGACGCCTTCGGCTCGTGAAGTGCGCCGCGCGCTGGTTTTCGATCCGGCCTTCCATGATGTCGATACGCTCCTGCAAAGCGTGCCCGAGGCCGTGATCGATGCAGCGCGGCTCAACGACATTGGCGCGATGATCCAGCGCAGCGTGACCCTGAGTCCGAGCATCGAGAAGTATGTGCTTGACATCTGGCAAGCGACGGAAACGCCGCAGCGCTTTGGCATCGAACTCGATGGCGTCGATATGGAGCGGCTGATTCTTGCCGGCGCAAGTGCGCGTGGCATGAGCGCGCTGGTCCGCGCGGTGCGCGTCAACGCATGGTTGGACGGACGGCTCGATGTGCTGCCCGAAGATGTGCATCGCGTGCTCTTGCCGGCGCTCGGTCATCGGGTGTTCTTCACACCAGTGTATGAAATGCGGCGCCATGAACTCTCCGAGGCATTGATCGCGATGATCGTGCAGAGGGTCGCGGTACCTTAA
- a CDS encoding VWA domain-containing protein, producing MRAFLLWRNWAVVAAVPLLAAAVWMPGVMFQRNVFSYIVTFDITQSMDVEDVGIGSAPVSRLEFARAAVREGLQRLPCGSKLGWSIFTGQSTLLLVPPIEVCGNFDALLASLNRIGGDMRWTNWSRVAEGGVYSAVRTATSVGHDASVLFFTDGQEAPPVLPGDQRVRDIPREQVKGWLIGVGGDQPVPIPRTDRNGKPIGYWRADEVIQVPAQSRARGVGESHEELSELRGQYLSSVAKQVGFEYCRLRAPQDLIAAMMDKRYAHRERVPTSLNWIPAVLALVLLVWRFLPRTH from the coding sequence ATGCGCGCGTTCCTGCTATGGCGAAACTGGGCGGTCGTTGCCGCCGTGCCCTTGCTCGCCGCTGCAGTCTGGATGCCGGGTGTGATGTTCCAGCGCAACGTATTTAGCTACATCGTCACATTCGACATCACGCAGAGCATGGATGTCGAGGACGTCGGCATCGGAAGCGCTCCGGTCAGCAGGCTTGAGTTTGCGCGCGCGGCCGTGCGGGAGGGCCTACAGCGCTTGCCGTGCGGATCGAAGCTCGGCTGGAGCATCTTCACCGGGCAGAGCACCTTGCTTCTCGTCCCGCCCATAGAAGTCTGCGGCAACTTCGATGCGTTGCTCGCTTCGCTGAACCGTATAGGCGGCGACATGCGCTGGACCAATTGGAGCCGCGTGGCCGAAGGCGGCGTCTACTCAGCCGTGCGCACCGCGACGAGCGTGGGGCATGACGCGAGCGTTCTATTTTTCACGGACGGACAGGAAGCGCCGCCTGTTTTGCCCGGGGATCAGCGTGTGCGCGATATCCCGCGCGAACAAGTGAAAGGGTGGCTCATCGGCGTCGGCGGCGATCAGCCCGTGCCCATTCCGCGGACTGACCGGAATGGCAAACCCATCGGCTACTGGCGTGCCGACGAAGTAATTCAAGTGCCCGCGCAATCCCGTGCGCGCGGCGTCGGCGAAAGTCACGAAGAGCTGTCCGAGTTACGTGGGCAGTATCTATCATCGGTCGCGAAGCAAGTCGGATTCGAGTATTGCCGCTTGCGTGCTCCCCAGGATCTGATCGCGGCTATGATGGATAAGCGCTATGCACATCGCGAACGCGTACCGACTAGTCTGAACTGGATTCCTGCTGTGCTCGCGCTCGTCCTTCTCGTATGGCGCTTCCTGCCGCGTACGCACTGA
- a CDS encoding VWA domain-containing protein, whose translation MTAMSVDFLRPWLLILLPLSFLPLMSNRSEAFAYSFIDWLPHDTLGTLIERLRRLCAMLSMLAIIAGLAGPGRMNVHVVRISTASEILILMDRSASMDAVMSKTPVIESSGQSKNAVARHSLERFVAERRDDRLAFMMFGISPILAVPFTANHRIIDAALAGTGIGRGTPDTRLDRGLIAATRQFDGDSRYVGRRAIVLVSDGGAHLDADARAAIASGLARNRIALYFVYLRSGLYSPDLTKRSPADDRSEEAELHRYFLGLASPYRLYQAEDATAMAAAMAEIDKQHNSLISFEERLPRQDLSAACFAVALIACAALLGLRFVQVRSW comes from the coding sequence ATGACCGCCATGTCTGTCGACTTTCTCCGTCCCTGGCTCCTGATTCTTTTACCGCTCTCCTTCTTGCCCTTGATGTCGAATCGGTCTGAGGCGTTTGCTTATTCTTTTATCGACTGGCTGCCGCACGACACGTTAGGCACGCTGATCGAACGGCTCCGCCGCTTGTGCGCGATGTTGTCGATGCTTGCGATCATTGCGGGGCTTGCCGGTCCCGGTCGCATGAACGTGCATGTCGTGCGAATCAGCACAGCGTCCGAGATCCTCATTCTGATGGACCGTAGCGCGAGCATGGACGCCGTCATGTCGAAGACGCCCGTTATCGAGTCGAGCGGCCAGTCCAAGAACGCGGTGGCGCGCCATTCGCTTGAACGCTTCGTCGCCGAACGGCGAGACGACCGTCTTGCGTTCATGATGTTCGGCATCAGCCCAATCCTTGCCGTGCCCTTCACGGCGAATCATCGGATCATCGACGCCGCGCTTGCTGGCACCGGGATCGGCCGAGGCACGCCTGACACCCGGCTCGACCGAGGGCTTATCGCCGCGACTCGACAATTCGATGGCGATAGTCGCTATGTCGGCCGCCGCGCCATCGTGCTGGTCTCCGATGGCGGCGCACATCTTGATGCTGACGCGCGCGCAGCGATCGCCAGTGGGCTGGCGCGCAATCGCATCGCGCTGTACTTCGTGTATCTGCGAAGCGGCCTGTACAGTCCCGACCTCACAAAGCGCTCACCCGCCGATGACCGATCCGAAGAAGCAGAGTTGCATCGCTATTTTCTGGGACTCGCATCGCCGTACCGGCTCTATCAGGCGGAAGACGCGACGGCAATGGCCGCCGCGATGGCGGAGATCGACAAACAGCACAATTCGCTCATTTCATTTGAGGAACGCCTGCCACGGCAGGACTTAAGCGCGGCTTGCTTCGCCGTCGCCTTGATAGCCTGCGCGGCTCTGCTTGGGCTGCGGTTCGTTCAGGTACGGAGCTGGTGA
- a CDS encoding DUF58 domain-containing protein, whose amino-acid sequence MKDPVEFHYRLPGRAKGFRPGSHPGTSFGAGQEFAMHARLFDHPDPRRLDLRASLRAVPQQWLVRLHLQRVAVPVQVVVDVSISMRFGTGGTKLDLAADFVQALGYSAFRAGDQVGMLAFDHDAREDLFVPARHGRVVGDEMAALLRQCIELPQTMRGDAAVACTLDRLAGSRGLVFFVSDFHWPLTRLDAAMERLVRARVVPIVIWHKAEIEPPVAGRFLPVCDMETGSQRALWLRPRLAQQWQENVARRRAELKAAFGRSGAYPFFVEGAFDAEALSRHFLETTP is encoded by the coding sequence ATGAAAGATCCAGTCGAATTCCACTACCGGCTGCCGGGACGAGCGAAAGGCTTCCGACCCGGCTCCCATCCCGGAACAAGCTTCGGCGCAGGGCAGGAGTTTGCCATGCACGCGCGCCTGTTCGATCATCCCGATCCACGCCGTCTGGATCTGCGCGCAAGCCTGCGCGCGGTGCCGCAGCAATGGCTCGTGCGCCTTCATCTGCAGCGCGTCGCTGTGCCGGTGCAGGTGGTCGTAGACGTGTCCATTTCGATGCGCTTCGGCACCGGCGGCACGAAACTCGATCTCGCCGCTGACTTTGTCCAGGCGTTGGGGTACAGCGCATTCAGGGCGGGCGATCAAGTTGGCATGCTGGCGTTCGATCACGATGCGCGGGAGGACCTGTTCGTGCCAGCGAGGCATGGCCGTGTGGTCGGCGACGAAATGGCGGCGCTGTTGCGCCAATGCATCGAGTTGCCGCAAACAATGCGTGGCGATGCGGCTGTTGCGTGCACGCTCGACCGTCTTGCGGGTAGTCGCGGCCTCGTCTTCTTTGTATCGGACTTCCACTGGCCCCTTACCCGGCTGGATGCGGCCATGGAACGCTTGGTCCGCGCCCGAGTCGTGCCGATTGTCATCTGGCACAAGGCCGAAATCGAGCCGCCGGTCGCCGGCAGGTTTCTGCCAGTGTGCGACATGGAGACCGGCAGCCAGCGCGCGCTGTGGTTGCGTCCGCGCTTGGCGCAACAGTGGCAAGAGAACGTCGCCAGACGCCGCGCGGAACTGAAAGCCGCATTTGGCAGAAGCGGGGCATATCCCTTTTTTGTCGAGGGCGCGTTCGATGCGGAGGCGCTATCCCGCCACTTCTTGGAAACCACCCCATGA
- a CDS encoding IS91 family transposase, translating into MMRAALEVADVLRRHGPTYREVHADSLSREQYRVMTAIEQCRTAALGGHVEQCDSCGHQRIAYNSCGNRHCPKCQSLARAQWLEDRQADVLPVPYFHVVFTLPEKIASIAFQNKRVVYDLLFQATAETLHTIAADPHHLGATIGFIAILHTWGQNLVHHPHLHCVVPGGGLAPDGSRWVACKPGFFLPVRVLSRLFRRLFLERLEHAFDMGELRFFSSLAPLAERGEFAHYLAGARHAEWVVYAKEPFGGPEQVLDYLGRYTHRVAISNNRLVGLTDGHVTFRWKDYRHPGRPRLMRLDAHEFIRRFLLHVLPRGLQRIRHYGLLCNRLRESRLSVCRHLLNVEPTSDTCSAPEPDYRDRYAKLTGRSLHDCPVCSRGRMLCIERLLPGAPPRAPPANPR; encoded by the coding sequence ATGATGCGCGCCGCGCTGGAAGTTGCGGACGTTCTGCGTCGCCACGGCCCCACCTATCGGGAAGTGCATGCCGACTCGCTTAGCCGCGAGCAGTATCGCGTCATGACCGCGATCGAGCAATGTCGTACCGCCGCGTTGGGTGGTCACGTTGAACAATGCGACAGCTGCGGTCATCAACGCATCGCCTATAACTCTTGCGGTAACCGGCACTGTCCGAAGTGTCAGTCGCTCGCCCGCGCGCAATGGCTTGAGGACCGCCAGGCTGACGTGCTGCCCGTGCCGTACTTCCACGTCGTCTTCACGCTTCCGGAGAAGATTGCGTCGATCGCCTTCCAGAACAAGCGGGTGGTCTACGATCTCCTATTCCAGGCTACCGCCGAAACGTTGCACACGATCGCAGCCGACCCACACCATCTTGGCGCGACGATTGGTTTCATCGCGATCCTGCACACGTGGGGGCAGAATCTTGTGCATCATCCCCATCTGCACTGTGTCGTCCCGGGCGGTGGCCTCGCTCCCGACGGCAGCCGCTGGGTGGCGTGCAAGCCGGGTTTCTTCTTACCCGTGCGAGTGCTTTCGCGTCTGTTTCGGCGACTATTTCTCGAGCGGTTGGAGCATGCTTTCGACATGGGCGAGCTGCGGTTCTTCTCCTCGCTCGCGCCCCTCGCCGAACGCGGCGAATTTGCTCACTATCTTGCCGGTGCGCGGCACGCCGAATGGGTGGTCTACGCGAAGGAGCCGTTTGGCGGCCCGGAGCAGGTCCTCGATTATCTCGGCCGCTACACTCACCGCGTGGCGATCTCCAACAACCGCCTCGTTGGTTTGACCGACGGACACGTCACGTTCCGCTGGAAGGACTATCGTCATCCGGGCCGGCCACGCTTGATGCGCCTGGACGCCCACGAATTCATCCGACGCTTCTTGCTGCATGTGTTACCTCGCGGGTTACAACGCATCCGTCACTATGGGTTGCTCTGCAATCGCCTGCGTGAGTCCCGGTTGAGCGTGTGCCGCCATCTGCTTAACGTCGAGCCCACCAGCGACACTTGCAGCGCGCCCGAACCCGACTATCGCGACCGCTACGCGAAACTCACAGGTCGCTCGCTCCATGACTGTCCTGTGTGTTCGCGCGGGCGCATGCTGTGCATCGAGCGCTTGTTACCCGGCGCACCACCGCGAGCACCGCCGGCGAATCCCCGATGA
- a CDS encoding site-specific integrase has product MTPLRQRMIEDMRIRNLAANTQRAYLQQVSAFAQHFGRSPKLLGLEEVHDWQVHLIEVQRRSSSTLVVATAALRFLYNVTLKRDWSVNEIPMSKTPRKLPMILSQEEVSQFLEAIRSVKHRTVLMAVYAGGLRVSEATRLKVSDIDSERMMLRVEQGKGHTDRYVMLSPRLLQILRNYWCIGRPQCWLFPGRFLDQPVGTDVIRQACEDARRRAGISKPITPHSLRHAFATHLLESGTDVRTIQLLLGHCSLVTTQRYLKVATSTVCATTSPFDRLPQQLTTLICPEPSSTND; this is encoded by the coding sequence ATGACACCCCTTCGTCAACGCATGATCGAGGATATGCGCATTCGCAACCTCGCCGCCAACACGCAGCGCGCTTACCTCCAGCAGGTGAGCGCCTTTGCCCAGCACTTCGGGCGTTCCCCTAAACTACTGGGCCTAGAGGAGGTGCATGATTGGCAAGTGCACCTGATTGAAGTCCAGCGGCGCTCGTCCAGCACGCTGGTGGTGGCCACTGCAGCGCTGCGCTTCCTTTACAACGTCACGCTCAAACGCGACTGGTCAGTCAACGAGATCCCCATGTCGAAGACACCGCGCAAGCTGCCGATGATCCTCAGTCAGGAGGAGGTCAGCCAGTTTCTCGAAGCGATCCGCAGCGTCAAGCATCGTACGGTACTGATGGCAGTCTACGCCGGAGGTCTACGTGTCTCGGAGGCCACCCGGCTGAAGGTCAGCGATATCGATAGCGAACGCATGATGCTGCGTGTCGAACAGGGCAAGGGACACACCGACCGCTACGTAATGCTTTCGCCACGGCTGCTGCAGATACTGCGCAATTACTGGTGCATTGGCCGGCCCCAGTGCTGGTTGTTTCCCGGCCGCTTCCTGGATCAGCCCGTGGGTACCGACGTGATACGGCAGGCGTGCGAGGACGCGCGCCGTCGCGCCGGCATCAGCAAGCCGATCACGCCGCACTCTTTGCGTCATGCGTTCGCCACACACCTGCTCGAGTCCGGCACCGACGTGCGCACCATCCAGTTGCTGCTTGGTCATTGCAGCCTCGTCACCACCCAGCGTTATCTGAAGGTCGCAACCAGCACCGTCTGCGCGACGACCAGTCCGTTTGATCGACTCCCTCAGCAACTTACTACGCTTATCTGCCCCGAGCCGTCGTCCACCAACGACTGA